In the genome of Photobacterium sp. TY1-4, one region contains:
- a CDS encoding J domain-containing protein, whose amino-acid sequence MTTFHDILGTDRHTPADELKRRYKLLSSRLHPDKGGSKAMMQLLVQAYDKISQGKGHEEAVRTIAVKGASSERYQAQCRQLEREVEALQRINDDLTLQLQREKRQQKATEDLERVAAACEEDLKLLRRENIRLTKQLDEARRKLSESTRTVTRFEPERKTNRKAEAGTLNPLSQVSPAVLNQLKSLGRVNLRRSALMAMPLVVVAGLIAAGKAPWVSLMAMFDEPPPPPEIKMTILNYNPDDAMPASPTQDAMPVPVEPVTRPPAPRIRLINLVGHWDLQQYENLPQPYIRVRSDKGSYIVKGCDGDFQYYRNSHLRAGRLAANLIFERHDRHFQVYNIPYGNGSFATNWADSQSLLINNEYFPNQGFVEAYQQLQQRCR is encoded by the coding sequence ATGACAACCTTTCACGATATTTTAGGGACAGACCGGCATACGCCGGCAGACGAGCTCAAGCGGCGTTATAAACTCCTTTCCAGTCGCCTGCATCCGGACAAAGGCGGTTCGAAGGCCATGATGCAATTGCTGGTTCAGGCTTACGATAAGATCAGCCAGGGCAAAGGACATGAAGAAGCTGTGCGAACGATCGCCGTGAAAGGGGCTTCGAGTGAGCGGTATCAGGCGCAGTGTCGCCAGCTTGAGCGGGAAGTGGAAGCCCTGCAGCGGATCAATGACGATTTGACCCTCCAGTTACAGCGCGAGAAGCGGCAACAGAAAGCGACCGAAGATCTGGAACGTGTTGCGGCAGCCTGTGAAGAAGATCTCAAGTTGCTCCGTCGGGAAAATATCCGTCTGACCAAACAACTGGATGAAGCGCGCAGAAAACTCAGTGAATCGACCCGCACCGTCACCCGGTTTGAACCGGAGCGCAAAACGAACCGTAAGGCGGAGGCCGGAACGCTGAACCCACTGAGTCAGGTGTCGCCTGCGGTGCTGAATCAACTTAAGTCTTTGGGGCGGGTTAACCTGCGTCGTTCGGCGCTGATGGCGATGCCGCTGGTTGTGGTGGCCGGATTGATTGCTGCGGGTAAGGCGCCGTGGGTATCGTTGATGGCGATGTTTGATGAGCCGCCGCCACCGCCGGAAATCAAAATGACCATTCTGAATTACAACCCTGATGATGCGATGCCGGCTAGTCCGACACAGGATGCCATGCCCGTGCCGGTGGAGCCGGTCACCCGCCCGCCTGCGCCGCGCATCCGGCTGATTAATCTGGTGGGGCATTGGGACCTTCAGCAATATGAGAACCTTCCCCAGCCTTATATCCGGGTCCGGAGTGACAAGGGATCCTATATCGTCAAAGGGTGTGACGGAGATTTCCAGTATTATCGCAATAGTCACCTTCGTGCCGGGCGCCTGGCCGCCAATCTGATTTTTGAGCGACATGATCGGCACTTCCAGGTGTATAACATCCCTTACGGCAATGGCTCATTTGCGACCAACTGGGCAGACAGCCAAAGCTTACTCATCAACAATGAATACTTTCCCAACCAGGGCTTTGTCGAAGCTTATCAGCAATTGCAGCAGCGTTGCCGCTAA
- a CDS encoding helix-turn-helix transcriptional regulator: MEVVDSSSEGFELLRSVKSRFPQAKVVVVYHSLDANLALNVLRAGGEDVLPANATRQELDECFSRLHTHQVENEADSGFEHRELSIRPALKIIDENISAPLREEDLANACHYSPTYFSRLFHSIMGVTLKQYIIKKRLDLACGLLSSDREKISQIANSAGFKDVSYFSRVFKKHMGCSPGEFRMRKHNLNT, from the coding sequence TTGGAGGTCGTTGATTCAAGCTCAGAAGGGTTTGAGTTGCTGCGTTCGGTGAAAAGTCGCTTTCCTCAGGCGAAAGTTGTGGTGGTGTACCATAGCCTGGATGCTAATCTGGCATTGAATGTGCTGAGGGCCGGTGGAGAGGATGTGTTGCCCGCGAACGCGACACGACAGGAGTTGGATGAGTGTTTCAGCCGATTGCACACCCATCAGGTGGAAAATGAAGCGGACAGCGGCTTTGAACACCGGGAATTGTCGATTCGACCGGCACTGAAAATTATCGATGAAAACATCAGCGCACCGTTGCGCGAGGAGGATCTGGCGAACGCCTGTCACTATTCGCCAACCTATTTCTCCCGGTTATTTCATAGCATCATGGGGGTGACGCTGAAGCAGTACATTATCAAAAAACGGTTGGACTTGGCGTGCGGGCTGCTGAGCTCCGATCGGGAAAAAATTTCTCAGATTGCCAATTCTGCCGGATTCAAGGATGTGTCCTATTTCTCCCGGGTGTTTAAAAAGCATATGGGATGTTCACCCGGAGAGTTCAGAATGCGCAAACATAATCTCAACACCTAG
- a CDS encoding alanine/glycine:cation symporter family protein, with protein sequence MNPIYHFLETVDNFIWGPPLLILLVGTGCYLTLRLGFIQLRHLPLALRHLFSGNGNTRGEGDVSSFAALCTALSATIGTGNIVGVATAIKLGGPGALFWMWLAALFGMATKYAECLLAVKYREVDANGQMIGGPMYYLEKGVGSKWLAKLFAVFALGVACFGIGTFPQTNAILDAAYLSFEVPRELGAILLTLLVATVTLGGIQSIAKVASKVVPLMAGLYIIACITVLTAQSEALPAAIALVIQSAFTGHAAAGGFVGAGIMLAIQSGIARGVFSNESGLGSAPMAAAAAKTDSCVQQGLVSMTGTFFDTIIICTMTGLTLVVTGAWQGEHAGAAMTTFAFASGLDSAYWGPMMVSVGLMFFAFTTILGWNYYGERCVTYLFGVKAILPYKLFFLVLIGGGAFLQLDMIWLIADIVNGLMAIPNLIGLILLREVVIGETRQYFEALKLTRAAKIQTA encoded by the coding sequence ATGAATCCAATCTACCACTTTCTTGAAACTGTCGATAACTTCATCTGGGGACCTCCCCTGCTGATCCTGTTAGTCGGCACCGGCTGTTACCTCACGCTACGTCTTGGCTTTATTCAACTGCGCCACCTGCCGCTGGCCCTGCGCCACCTGTTCTCTGGCAATGGCAACACTCGGGGTGAAGGGGATGTGTCCAGCTTTGCCGCCTTGTGTACTGCCCTGTCCGCCACCATCGGCACCGGGAATATCGTCGGTGTGGCCACCGCCATAAAACTGGGAGGGCCGGGTGCCCTGTTCTGGATGTGGCTGGCTGCCCTGTTCGGTATGGCGACCAAATACGCAGAATGTCTGCTTGCAGTAAAGTACCGCGAAGTGGATGCGAATGGCCAGATGATCGGCGGCCCGATGTACTACCTGGAAAAAGGGGTCGGCAGCAAATGGCTGGCAAAACTGTTTGCCGTATTTGCACTGGGTGTCGCCTGCTTCGGGATCGGCACGTTCCCGCAAACCAATGCCATCCTCGATGCGGCCTACCTGTCATTTGAAGTACCGCGCGAACTGGGGGCCATCCTGCTGACGCTGCTGGTTGCTACCGTTACGCTCGGTGGGATCCAGTCTATCGCCAAAGTCGCCAGTAAAGTCGTTCCCCTGATGGCCGGCCTCTATATCATCGCCTGTATTACCGTGCTGACAGCTCAGTCTGAAGCCTTGCCAGCAGCCATTGCGCTGGTGATCCAGTCCGCCTTTACCGGCCATGCCGCGGCCGGCGGCTTCGTCGGCGCCGGGATTATGCTCGCAATTCAGTCCGGGATTGCCCGCGGGGTGTTTTCGAATGAGTCCGGTCTGGGAAGTGCGCCGATGGCCGCCGCAGCCGCCAAAACAGATTCCTGCGTTCAACAGGGCCTGGTATCGATGACCGGGACTTTCTTTGACACCATCATTATCTGTACCATGACCGGCCTGACCCTGGTTGTGACCGGTGCCTGGCAAGGGGAACACGCCGGGGCGGCCATGACCACCTTTGCGTTTGCCAGCGGGCTGGACTCTGCGTACTGGGGGCCAATGATGGTATCCGTCGGACTGATGTTCTTCGCGTTTACCACCATTCTGGGCTGGAACTACTACGGCGAACGCTGTGTCACCTATCTGTTCGGGGTGAAAGCCATTTTGCCTTACAAGTTGTTTTTCCTGGTGTTGATTGGCGGAGGTGCTTTCCTGCAACTGGATATGATTTGGCTGATTGCCGATATTGTGAACGGGCTGATGGCGATCCCGAACCTGATCGGTCTGATCCTGCTGCGAGAAGTGGTGATTGGGGAAACCCGGCAGTATTTCGAGGCGCTTAAATTAACCCGAGCCGCCAAGATCCAGACCGCCTAA
- a CDS encoding nuclear transport factor 2 family protein, producing the protein MNKSNEWVIRWFSDIWQRSDGRLLSEYAADPFSFHLPGGRVRTVSHQEYLGYLDIWGQRFRDVKFTVRDIVNEGDRTVALYQCSAIYNGGWAKIPARKQQVEMTGMVYFQRQDNLITTCRMEDSSFDLYQQLTRYLE; encoded by the coding sequence ATGAATAAGAGTAACGAGTGGGTAATTCGCTGGTTTTCGGATATCTGGCAACGGTCTGATGGCCGGTTGTTGTCAGAATATGCTGCCGATCCGTTCAGTTTTCATTTGCCCGGCGGGCGAGTGAGGACGGTCAGTCATCAGGAGTATCTGGGGTACCTGGATATCTGGGGTCAACGGTTCCGGGATGTGAAATTCACGGTGCGGGATATCGTCAATGAAGGTGATCGGACTGTTGCCCTCTATCAGTGCAGTGCAATTTATAATGGCGGCTGGGCCAAGATCCCGGCGCGCAAGCAACAGGTTGAGATGACCGGGATGGTGTATTTTCAGCGTCAGGATAACCTGATCACCACGTGCCGCATGGAAGACAGTAGCTTTGATCTGTACCAGCAGCTGACCCGTTATCTCGAATAA
- a CDS encoding HAD family hydrolase, giving the protein MNLFLIDIDGVLVESDHSDLQCFCQAIEDVVGIQIHTDWPQYQNVTDAGILDDVIQRHHVAANRSLIHRQVESRYLALLREHVAAHPAAFTAAQGAEAFVAQMRERDNTHVAVATGNWAAVAELKLRAAGIALAGMTLTTSSDAISRTEIMALAAFRAKQDSGATFARRVFFGNGSWNKHAAQELGYDFVEVGQAKQHRHHIPNMVHFKAAFSQLALQ; this is encoded by the coding sequence ATGAACTTATTTCTGATTGATATTGATGGGGTTTTGGTTGAATCCGACCATTCTGATCTTCAGTGTTTCTGTCAGGCAATTGAAGATGTTGTCGGGATCCAGATCCATACGGACTGGCCTCAGTATCAAAATGTGACCGATGCCGGGATTCTGGATGATGTGATCCAACGGCATCATGTCGCGGCAAATCGGTCGCTGATCCACCGGCAGGTTGAAAGCCGCTATCTCGCGTTACTGCGGGAGCATGTGGCTGCCCACCCAGCAGCCTTTACAGCAGCGCAGGGCGCTGAGGCGTTTGTGGCGCAAATGCGGGAGCGGGACAATACCCATGTGGCGGTAGCGACCGGAAACTGGGCCGCTGTGGCCGAGTTGAAGCTGCGGGCGGCAGGTATTGCCTTGGCCGGGATGACCCTGACCACCTCATCTGACGCGATCAGCCGCACGGAAATCATGGCACTGGCTGCATTTCGCGCCAAACAGGACTCCGGGGCGACGTTTGCCCGCCGGGTATTTTTCGGTAACGGCAGCTGGAACAAGCATGCTGCGCAGGAGCTGGGATACGATTTTGTCGAAGTCGGGCAGGCGAAACAACACCGCCACCATATTCCGAACATGGTGCACTTTAAAGCGGCATTTTCTCAACTGGCCTTGCAGTAA
- a CDS encoding high-potential iron-sulfur protein yields the protein MKKDASRRTFLKLSLASVIGMTLGGKELISPAQAADLPHLTADDPQAKALQYTDNSPHEDKKCSGCALLQGEDGAEWRPCQLFPGKAVSVNGWCSAWVKRP from the coding sequence ATGAAAAAAGATGCAAGTCGCAGGACGTTTTTAAAACTCAGTCTGGCAAGTGTGATCGGGATGACTTTGGGCGGGAAGGAGCTCATCAGCCCGGCTCAAGCGGCAGATCTTCCCCATCTGACGGCGGACGATCCGCAAGCCAAAGCGCTGCAGTACACCGATAACTCGCCTCATGAAGATAAGAAGTGCAGTGGGTGTGCCTTGCTTCAAGGGGAAGACGGCGCGGAATGGCGGCCTTGCCAGCTCTTTCCCGGCAAGGCCGTGTCGGTCAACGGTTGGTGCTCAGCCTGGGTCAAACGCCCTTAA
- the yegD gene encoding molecular chaperone encodes MYIGFDYGTANCSVAMMAEGNPVLLPLEGGSHYIPSTLCAPSREAVSEYLYRHMGVSPRETVGEQLLRRSIAMNREEGIDVEPGDMRFGQAALDLYLDDPEEVYYVKSAKSFLGANGLQAVQISFFEDLVCAMMHNIKTQAEQTTQQAIEHAVIGRPVNFQGTGGEQANRQAEGILRQAAERAGFREIEFQFEPVAAGLDYESTLTDNKTVLVVDIGGGTTDCSMIQMGPDWCGKIDRQASLLGHTGLRVGGNDLDIHLAFRQLMPLLGLGSQNQKGIDLPVSQFWNPIAINNIAAQTDFYSAANYRVLEQLLRDAADPDKLRYLLRVHQETLGYQLVRKAEECKIALSEQMSNQVVLDGLSTLLTASVSQQDMAQAIESPRVKISQLVTEVIEQSSTKPDVVYLTGGTARSPVLRASIESLLPGVPLVSGNYFGSVTAGLARWAERCFA; translated from the coding sequence ATGTATATTGGGTTTGATTACGGGACGGCGAATTGTTCGGTGGCCATGATGGCCGAAGGCAATCCAGTGTTATTACCGCTGGAAGGCGGGAGCCACTATATTCCTTCCACGCTGTGTGCCCCGAGCCGCGAGGCGGTGAGTGAATATTTGTATCGGCATATGGGCGTTTCTCCCCGGGAGACGGTTGGCGAGCAGTTGTTGCGTCGCTCCATTGCGATGAACCGGGAAGAGGGGATTGATGTCGAGCCGGGAGATATGCGGTTCGGCCAGGCGGCCCTGGATCTGTATCTCGATGATCCGGAAGAAGTGTATTACGTCAAATCGGCCAAGTCGTTTTTAGGCGCCAATGGCCTGCAAGCGGTTCAGATCAGTTTCTTCGAGGATCTGGTCTGTGCCATGATGCATAACATTAAAACTCAGGCGGAGCAGACGACGCAGCAAGCCATTGAGCATGCGGTGATCGGCCGCCCGGTCAATTTTCAGGGTACCGGCGGTGAACAGGCTAACCGGCAGGCGGAAGGGATTTTACGCCAGGCCGCCGAGCGCGCCGGGTTTCGTGAGATTGAGTTCCAGTTCGAGCCGGTCGCGGCCGGGCTGGATTATGAAAGTACCCTGACGGACAACAAAACCGTGCTGGTGGTCGATATCGGCGGGGGAACCACGGACTGTTCGATGATTCAGATGGGGCCGGACTGGTGCGGTAAGATCGACCGTCAGGCCAGCCTGCTGGGCCACACCGGCTTGCGGGTCGGGGGGAATGATCTGGATATTCATCTGGCGTTTCGCCAACTGATGCCGTTGCTCGGCCTGGGCAGCCAGAACCAGAAAGGCATTGATCTGCCGGTGAGTCAGTTCTGGAACCCGATTGCCATCAACAATATTGCGGCGCAGACGGATTTCTACAGTGCTGCGAACTATCGGGTGCTGGAGCAACTGCTGCGTGATGCGGCTGATCCGGACAAACTCCGCTACTTGCTCCGGGTACATCAGGAAACCTTGGGCTATCAACTGGTTCGGAAGGCTGAGGAATGCAAGATTGCCTTGTCCGAGCAGATGTCAAATCAGGTGGTGCTGGATGGATTGTCGACGTTGTTGACGGCATCTGTATCCCAACAGGATATGGCGCAGGCGATTGAGTCGCCGCGGGTGAAGATCAGCCAGTTGGTGACGGAAGTGATCGAGCAGAGCAGCACCAAGCCGGATGTCGTGTACTTGACCGGCGGGACGGCGCGCTCTCCGGTGTTGCGTGCCAGTATCGAATCGCTGTTGCCGGGTGTGCCTTTGGTCAGTGGCAACTATTTTGGTTCGGTGACAGCGGGTTTGGCCCGCTGGGCCGAACGCTGTTTTGCCTAA
- a CDS encoding adenosylcobalamin-dependent ribonucleoside-diphosphate reductase encodes MAKTPTASAASQAIDIAYQPTSMEIWDSKYRLKSKHGEAIDQTLDDTFKRIARALADLEHDKVQDHWYQEFLWALRNGAIPAGRITSNAGAFEHKPATSTINCTVSGTIEDSMDDILGKVHEAGLTLKAGCGIGYDFSTLRPRGAFVSGAGAYTSGPLSFMDIYDKMCFTVSSAGGRRGAQMGTMDIRHPDVIDFIRAKRENGRLRQFNLSLLITEEFINAVKTDSEWQLIFPITATEAKQDQLDPHTDTSIIWADWPTKTNLIEDDLGRVACKIYRTLPARKLWNVIMSSTYDYAEPGFILIDKVNQMNNNWFCEDIRATNPCGEQPLPPYGACLLGSVNLTKFVRDPFTDKARFDWDSYRRVVAIFTRMLDNVVEINQLPLEKQRHEIQHKRRHGMGFLGLGSTLTMLKHQYGSAASVAFTEQVAQQMAVTGWKEALSLAKEKGAAPIMAEEFEITAKMMRLRPEMAEYGIQVGDKVQGKVLHARYSRYMQQVAAIEPELVAELEKHGARFTHHSSIAPTGTISLSLANNASNGIEPSFAHHYTRNVIVSGKKSKESVDVYSYELLAYRALINDQAMPYSQEPEAQLPDYFITADDITPAQHVAVQAAAQRWIDSSISKTANVPTDFPFETFKDIYMDAYDQGLKGCTTFRFNPEVFQGVLVKEQDLENTTYVFTLEDGSTLEAKGNETIEYDGETHTAANLYDALKEGYYGKF; translated from the coding sequence ATGGCGAAAACTCCAACGGCTTCAGCAGCCTCTCAGGCAATCGACATTGCTTACCAGCCGACATCAATGGAGATTTGGGACAGCAAATACCGTCTGAAATCCAAGCATGGCGAGGCGATTGATCAAACGCTCGATGACACATTCAAGCGTATCGCCCGTGCGCTAGCCGATTTGGAACATGACAAGGTCCAAGACCACTGGTACCAGGAATTTCTGTGGGCCCTGCGCAACGGTGCAATTCCGGCGGGACGGATCACCTCCAACGCCGGGGCTTTTGAGCATAAACCTGCGACGTCGACCATCAACTGTACTGTCTCCGGCACCATTGAAGACTCAATGGACGATATTCTGGGGAAAGTTCACGAAGCCGGGCTGACCCTGAAGGCCGGCTGCGGGATCGGCTATGATTTCTCGACCCTGCGCCCGCGCGGTGCCTTTGTCTCCGGAGCCGGCGCCTACACTTCAGGTCCGCTGTCCTTCATGGATATCTATGACAAGATGTGTTTTACCGTCTCGTCTGCCGGAGGCCGGCGCGGCGCACAAATGGGCACCATGGATATCCGCCACCCGGATGTGATCGACTTTATCCGCGCCAAACGTGAAAACGGCCGCCTGCGCCAGTTCAACCTGTCACTGCTAATCACCGAAGAATTCATCAACGCCGTCAAAACCGACAGCGAATGGCAGCTGATTTTCCCGATCACCGCGACCGAAGCCAAGCAAGATCAGTTGGATCCGCACACAGATACGTCGATCATCTGGGCGGACTGGCCGACCAAAACCAACCTGATTGAAGATGATCTGGGCCGCGTGGCCTGTAAAATCTACCGCACCTTGCCGGCCCGCAAGCTGTGGAACGTGATCATGAGTTCAACCTATGACTACGCCGAGCCGGGTTTTATCCTGATCGACAAAGTCAACCAGATGAACAACAACTGGTTCTGTGAAGACATTCGCGCCACCAACCCGTGCGGCGAGCAACCCCTGCCGCCTTATGGCGCCTGCCTGCTGGGTTCGGTCAACCTGACCAAGTTTGTCCGCGACCCGTTTACCGACAAGGCGCGTTTTGACTGGGACAGCTACCGCCGGGTGGTTGCCATCTTTACCCGCATGCTGGATAACGTGGTCGAAATCAACCAGCTGCCGCTGGAAAAACAGCGTCATGAAATCCAGCACAAGCGCCGTCACGGCATGGGCTTTTTGGGTCTGGGCTCAACCCTGACCATGCTCAAGCACCAGTACGGCAGTGCGGCATCCGTGGCATTCACCGAGCAGGTTGCCCAGCAAATGGCTGTCACCGGCTGGAAAGAAGCCCTCAGCCTGGCCAAAGAAAAAGGCGCAGCACCGATCATGGCGGAAGAATTTGAGATCACCGCGAAAATGATGCGTCTTCGCCCGGAAATGGCTGAATACGGTATTCAGGTCGGCGACAAAGTGCAAGGCAAGGTACTGCACGCCCGATACAGCCGCTACATGCAGCAAGTCGCGGCCATTGAGCCAGAGCTGGTTGCCGAGCTGGAAAAACACGGCGCCCGCTTTACCCACCACAGCTCGATTGCGCCGACCGGCACCATTTCGCTGTCGCTGGCCAATAACGCCAGTAACGGCATCGAGCCAAGTTTTGCCCACCACTACACCCGCAACGTGATTGTCAGCGGCAAGAAATCGAAAGAAAGTGTCGATGTATACAGCTATGAGCTGCTGGCCTACCGTGCGTTGATCAATGATCAGGCAATGCCATACAGCCAGGAACCAGAAGCCCAACTGCCGGACTATTTCATCACCGCCGATGATATTACACCGGCACAACATGTGGCTGTTCAGGCGGCCGCCCAGCGCTGGATCGACTCGTCCATCTCCAAAACGGCCAACGTCCCGACCGACTTCCCGTTCGAGACGTTTAAGGACATCTATATGGATGCCTACGATCAGGGCCTGAAAGGCTGCACGACGTTCCGCTTTAACCCGGAAGTCTTCCAGGGTGTGCTGGTCAAAGAGCAGGATCTGGAGAACACCACCTATGTGTTCACGCTGGAAGACGGCTCGACCCTGGAAGCCAAAGGCAACGAGACCATCGAGTACGATGGCGAAACACACACCGCGGCCAACCTCTATGATGCGCTCAAAGAAGGCTACTACGGCAAATTTTAA
- a CDS encoding NrdJb produces the protein MVKKIDSKIVGFKVKTPADDSTAAATAAPQPAATPDVVHMHEDMPRPEKLLGSTYKLKTPEHISEHSLFITINDVVLNEGTEHEIRRPFEVFINSKSLEHYQWIVALTRIMSAVFRKGGDCTFLVEELRSVFDPKGGYWNKGKYVPSLIAEIGNVIEQHLTEIGMLAKPEPDVHQQTFLEAKKQELATDTDSAEAEKAEEANNSSFPPSATLCYKCHNKAVIIKDGCQTCLNCGDSKCG, from the coding sequence ATGGTCAAGAAGATTGACAGCAAAATTGTCGGGTTCAAAGTCAAAACCCCGGCCGACGATAGCACCGCAGCAGCAACCGCGGCGCCGCAACCAGCCGCCACACCGGATGTGGTCCACATGCATGAAGATATGCCGCGCCCGGAAAAACTGCTGGGCTCGACTTATAAGCTGAAAACGCCGGAGCATATCTCTGAGCATTCCCTGTTCATCACCATTAACGATGTGGTGCTGAATGAAGGCACGGAGCATGAAATCCGCCGTCCGTTTGAAGTGTTCATCAACTCCAAAAGCCTGGAGCACTACCAGTGGATTGTGGCATTGACGCGCATTATGTCTGCCGTGTTCCGCAAAGGCGGCGACTGTACCTTCCTGGTGGAAGAGTTGCGCTCCGTGTTCGATCCGAAAGGCGGATACTGGAACAAAGGCAAGTATGTCCCGTCTCTGATTGCCGAAATCGGCAACGTGATTGAGCAGCACCTGACCGAAATCGGCATGCTGGCCAAACCGGAGCCGGATGTACACCAACAGACATTCCTTGAAGCCAAAAAGCAGGAATTGGCCACCGATACTGACTCTGCCGAGGCCGAAAAAGCGGAAGAAGCCAACAACAGTAGTTTTCCGCCGAGTGCAACATTGTGCTACAAATGCCACAACAAGGCCGTGATCATCAAAGACGGTTGCCAGACTTGCCTCAATTGTGGCGATTCTAAGTGCGGCTAA
- a CDS encoding methyl-accepting chemotaxis protein, producing MKEMKIKSKLLLLSLLPALVMMSVAIGIIISLEDKAIDEEVALYKARLVQERKSQLQDSVNIAKHAVDHVLANTPNTTAALTELRQLLTPLRFADNNAGYFFIYDMQGVNLVHPLAPEKHNSNMIGLKDSNGVAFIRELVQASQRGGDFVAYAYPKTNGGQPQPKLSFATSVNNGKWMIGTGLYIDDIDREVAIFHDDAVAGMQKRFQIVLMITLVLGVLFAMVILYFANRMARPVQNMARTLNEIADGEGDLTRRLDVHGHDEIAQLGDAFNRFVAKLQGIITQVSDATHHVSSAASNIHQQTVRLTEQLHEHNNETEQVVTAVTEMSSAASEVAMNANEVSNATSSASEEAHVAQQRVDTSVVSITALVEEVDQAAQHIHSLNQQSQKIDNVLKVIGEIAEQTNLLALNAAIEAARAGEQGRGFAVVADEVRGLASRTQSSTQEIKEMLDELHALVSQAVSSMTHSQSTCNEAVDAANSITESLSTVTHAVEAINDMTSQIATAATEQSSVTDEINRNMVAIQDIVAELTESSRSSEQVVSELNHAGADLKKLVGQFKTS from the coding sequence ATGAAAGAAATGAAAATAAAGAGCAAGTTGTTATTACTCAGTTTGTTACCAGCACTGGTGATGATGAGTGTCGCCATCGGCATCATTATTTCCCTGGAAGATAAAGCCATTGATGAAGAAGTGGCACTCTATAAAGCACGGCTGGTTCAGGAGCGAAAAAGCCAACTGCAAGATTCCGTCAATATTGCCAAACATGCCGTGGATCATGTCCTCGCCAACACCCCCAACACCACGGCAGCCCTGACAGAGCTGCGCCAGCTCCTGACGCCGCTGCGCTTTGCCGACAACAACGCCGGCTACTTTTTCATTTATGACATGCAGGGAGTAAACCTGGTCCACCCGCTCGCGCCGGAGAAGCATAACTCAAACATGATCGGCCTGAAGGACAGCAACGGTGTGGCCTTCATTCGGGAGCTGGTTCAAGCCAGTCAACGTGGGGGGGATTTTGTCGCCTACGCGTACCCGAAGACCAATGGCGGTCAACCGCAACCCAAACTGAGCTTCGCAACCAGTGTAAACAACGGCAAATGGATGATTGGCACTGGGCTCTACATTGATGATATTGACCGTGAAGTGGCTATTTTCCATGACGATGCCGTCGCCGGAATGCAAAAACGTTTCCAGATCGTATTGATGATCACCCTGGTCCTCGGTGTCCTGTTTGCCATGGTAATTCTCTACTTTGCCAATCGCATGGCCCGGCCGGTTCAGAACATGGCGCGTACCCTCAATGAAATTGCTGATGGTGAAGGAGATTTAACCCGCCGCCTGGATGTGCACGGTCATGACGAAATTGCCCAGCTCGGCGATGCGTTCAACCGTTTCGTGGCAAAACTGCAAGGGATCATCACCCAGGTTTCCGATGCCACCCATCATGTCTCCAGCGCAGCCAGTAACATTCACCAGCAAACGGTTCGCCTGACGGAGCAGTTACATGAACACAATAACGAAACCGAGCAGGTGGTGACTGCCGTCACCGAAATGAGCTCAGCAGCCAGCGAAGTGGCGATGAATGCTAATGAAGTCTCCAATGCCACCAGCAGTGCCAGTGAAGAAGCACATGTTGCCCAGCAGCGGGTTGACACCTCGGTAGTCTCTATTACCGCGCTGGTTGAAGAAGTCGATCAGGCGGCCCAGCACATCCACTCGCTGAACCAGCAATCGCAGAAAATTGATAATGTCCTGAAAGTCATTGGTGAGATCGCCGAGCAGACCAACCTGCTGGCGCTGAATGCTGCCATTGAGGCTGCCCGGGCCGGTGAGCAAGGCCGTGGTTTCGCCGTTGTTGCTGATGAAGTACGCGGGCTTGCCAGCCGCACCCAGTCCAGCACACAGGAAATTAAAGAGATGCTGGATGAGCTGCATGCCCTGGTTTCCCAGGCCGTGTCTTCCATGACACATAGCCAGTCCACCTGTAACGAAGCTGTGGATGCCGCCAACTCGATCACCGAAAGCCTGTCGACCGTCACCCACGCGGTGGAAGCCATCAATGACATGACCAGCCAAATTGCCACGGCTGCCACTGAGCAAAGCTCGGTGACTGACGAGATCAACCGCAATATGGTGGCGATTCAGGACATCGTTGCCGAGCTAACCGAGTCGAGCCGCAGCTCCGAGCAGGTGGTCAGTGAGCTCAATCATGCCGGTGCGGATCTGAAAAAGCTGGTCGGACAGTTCAAAACCAGTTAG